A window from Podospora bellae-mahoneyi strain CBS 112042 chromosome 1 map unlocalized CBS112042p_1, whole genome shotgun sequence encodes these proteins:
- a CDS encoding uncharacterized protein (EggNog:ENOG503NZFS; COG:D) has translation MSNLFSGINARLRGASSKPSPNSKSPISPTSEDGKLNSPGGLSQRSLSSSNLSSPSSKLPPVPASPLPPTATMTGSTDDELAAYHLPKPLPLWLNPAYAKQIVKGNFMTLSRRPKAVEQGEWVACQVVEHYRNLWNFVSIVYQKEENGQSICNPTTCPRMSAGGNHSYTWLNNRFEPIELPAYEYMTLMQRWISGKVDDEKVFPTNPAGVSFSQHQQLTPSAIATDGFDEYIGKRSGFPKEFSTICKTIFTQMFRVYAHLYWAHFVEPFYHLNLEKQLNSCFSHFVLAGMEMAMLTPQELEPMQPLLDLWAANGTFPPDSKAYESANLKAGNRLLQLAGMA, from the exons ATGTCGAACCTGTTTTCCGGAAT AAATGCCCGGCTGAGGGGAGCTTCCAGCAAACCTagccccaacagcaagagTCCGATATCTCCAACATCGGAGGACGGCAAACTGAACTCTCCTGGGGGCCTCTCTCAGAGGAGTCTTTCGTCAAGCAacctttcttctccttcttccaaaCTCCCACCTGTCCCTGCATCTCCGTTACCAccaaccgccaccatgaCCGGTTCCACAGACGATGAACTGGCCGCCTACCACCTCCCGAAGCCGCTACCGCTTTGGCTCAACCCAGCCTACGCCAAGCAGATCGTGAAAGGCAACTTTATGACCCTCAGTCGTCGACCTAAGGCGGTCGAGCAGGGTGAATGGGTTGCCTGTCAAG TCGTGGAGCACTATCGTAACCTCTGGAACTTTGTCAGCATTGTGTAccagaaggaggagaatggCCAGAGCATCTGCAACCCGACCACATGCCCTCGCATGTCAGCTGGAGG TAACCACTCCTACACATGGCTCAACAACCGTTTTGAGCCCATTGAGCTGCCAGCCTACGAGTACATGACGCTTATGCAGCGCTGGATCTCTGGCAAGGTCGACGACGAGAAGGtcttccccaccaaccctgcTGGTGTCTCGTTctctcaacaccagcagctcaCACCTTCGGCCATCGCCACCGACGGATTTGACGAGTACATTGGAAAGCGTAGTGGGTTTCCCAAGGAGTTCTCGACTATCTGCAAGACCATCTTCACCCAGATGTTCCGCGTGTACGCCCATCTCTACTGGGCCCACTTTGTGGAGCCCTTCTACCACCTGAATCTTGAGAAGCAGCTCAACAGTTGCTTCAGTCACTTTGTGTTGGctgggatggagatggccaTGCTCACGCcgcaggagctggagccgATGCAGCCTCTGCTTGACTTGTGGGCTGCCAACGGAACCTTCCCTCCGGACTCCAAGGCCTATGAGAGTGCTAACCTCAAGGCCGGTAATCGGCTGCTGCAGCTGGCGGGCATGGCTTGA